One bacterium genomic window carries:
- a CDS encoding DUF4384 domain-containing protein, with protein MSGRKSKIRITTRPEVWIIVILLYCIVIPSVLTAQDVTWITAEGTAPLKNTGKEEARKLALEDALHKAREKAVAANVSAQTLIVNLRLSGSILGAIPYGRVIEQTIIEEGVEDVHKGDGNKEGSQVYRVRIKARVAEETTGQDPDFRLEVSLNKSSFTEGEEMVITIKATRDCCLAVFNLFEDDKILRLIPNRFKRDVLLKAGQPFLFPDQNDIKKGITLKVHVPEGRETVRESFYVLALKQPFHLINNDQYQEGIFGLYNGKAALMSDLIGEIVDIPFSQRAEQLVSYQIRKSSRRMSN; from the coding sequence ATGTCAGGCAGGAAGAGTAAAATCAGGATTACAACTAGACCTGAAGTATGGATTATTGTTATCCTGCTATACTGCATAGTCATCCCTTCCGTGCTTACGGCCCAAGATGTCACCTGGATTACCGCTGAAGGCACAGCCCCCCTGAAAAATACCGGCAAAGAAGAGGCCAGAAAACTGGCCCTGGAAGATGCCCTCCATAAAGCCCGCGAGAAAGCCGTAGCTGCCAATGTTTCAGCCCAGACCCTGATCGTTAATCTCAGACTCTCAGGCAGTATACTTGGCGCCATACCCTACGGCAGGGTAATTGAGCAGACAATAATCGAAGAGGGCGTCGAAGACGTGCACAAGGGCGATGGGAATAAGGAAGGTAGTCAGGTGTACAGAGTCAGGATAAAGGCACGGGTTGCCGAGGAAACAACAGGCCAGGATCCCGATTTCAGGCTGGAGGTATCACTCAACAAGTCCAGCTTCACCGAGGGCGAGGAGATGGTGATCACCATCAAAGCGACACGGGACTGCTGCCTTGCGGTTTTCAATCTCTTTGAGGATGATAAAATTCTCAGGCTTATCCCCAACCGGTTCAAACGGGATGTCCTGCTCAAAGCCGGTCAGCCCTTTCTTTTTCCCGATCAGAATGACATAAAAAAGGGCATAACTCTCAAAGTACATGTGCCGGAGGGCAGGGAAACTGTCAGAGAGTCATTCTATGTCCTGGCGCTCAAACAGCCCTTCCATCTCATCAACAATGACCAGTACCAGGAAGGCATTTTCGGCCTCTACAACGGCAAGGCAGCACTTATGAGCGATCTGATCGGGGAAATTGTTGATATCCCCTTTAGCCAGAGAGCGGAACAATTAGTGTCATATCAAATCAGGAAAAGCAGCAGGAGGATGTCCAATTAA
- a CDS encoding caspase family protein: protein MDTSGSTSTPVEPSSTFSAEDAQVIAHLKIENLTGKHQLRWEWYNPDGSLYCASRNFPVGASKGRYLPQASAWHKLSVHGDKAQTCQGQWVVKVFCDDALIGSAPFSLQAPAEAADLIQLPKDLSVKPYPRDWGLIIGIEDYAHLPKVEYAKKDALIVRDYYMKILGVPEENIIFLIDGDATKARIEGYLRKYIPNNVDKETTLYVYFAGHGAPDIEQGDPFLVPHDGDTQFLAQTGYSLKTFYQDLDNLKVKKVYVFLDSCFSGVASRAAGMLVKGLRPALIHVKDVPLQSEAVVALSASQSGQVSNAYPETKHGLFTYFLLRALRGEADENDDHWVSVKEVLNYVKSHVSRVSHRMGADQVPAIAPPLEILKDAAISRVLK, encoded by the coding sequence GTGGATACCAGCGGCTCAACAAGTACCCCTGTGGAACCATCGAGCACATTTTCGGCTGAAGACGCTCAGGTTATTGCCCACCTCAAGATTGAAAACCTCACCGGGAAACACCAGTTGCGATGGGAGTGGTATAATCCGGACGGCAGTCTCTATTGCGCTTCTCGTAATTTCCCCGTCGGGGCTTCCAAAGGAAGGTATCTTCCCCAGGCGAGTGCATGGCATAAGTTATCTGTTCATGGTGACAAGGCGCAAACCTGCCAGGGGCAGTGGGTGGTAAAGGTCTTCTGTGATGATGCCCTCATAGGGTCTGCACCCTTTTCGCTGCAGGCACCGGCAGAGGCGGCAGACCTCATTCAACTGCCCAAGGACCTTTCCGTGAAGCCCTATCCCAGGGATTGGGGCCTCATCATCGGCATAGAAGATTATGCTCATTTACCCAAAGTGGAATATGCCAAAAAAGATGCCCTGATTGTAAGGGATTATTATATGAAGATTTTGGGAGTTCCGGAAGAAAATATCATTTTTCTCATAGACGGCGATGCAACCAAAGCCAGAATAGAGGGTTATCTCAGAAAGTATATCCCCAATAATGTTGATAAAGAGACCACACTGTACGTCTACTTTGCGGGACATGGTGCCCCGGACATCGAACAGGGCGATCCCTTCCTGGTTCCTCACGATGGCGATACTCAGTTTCTGGCACAGACAGGTTATAGCCTGAAAACCTTCTATCAAGACCTGGATAACCTGAAGGTAAAAAAGGTTTACGTGTTTCTCGACTCATGCTTCAGCGGCGTGGCTTCCCGGGCTGCTGGCATGCTGGTAAAAGGGCTCAGGCCAGCCCTCATCCATGTCAAGGATGTACCGCTTCAATCTGAAGCTGTCGTGGCTCTCAGTGCCTCGCAATCAGGACAGGTCAGTAATGCCTATCCTGAAACAAAACATGGGCTTTTCACCTATTTCCTCCTGCGGGCACTGCGGGGTGAAGCGGATGAAAATGATGATCACTGGGTTAGTGTGAAAGAAGTCTTGAATTATGTAAAAAGTCATGTCTCACGGGTTTCACACCGAATGGGCGCGGATCAAGTCCCTGCTATCGCTCCTCCTCTGGAAATACTCAAAGATGCAGCTATCAGCAGGGTACTGAAGTAA
- a CDS encoding MFS transporter — MANRQLFWPGREERTLVGRFYLASSLSEAMNVIFPFQFIYLYLVMEWPEWAILPTLVETVTVWLMEIPTGIVADRWGRKLSVISGDLLSAISWVIIPLAVSFRGPAQLYMVCACFFLEGIGQTLVSGAEDAWVVDNLASAGREDLMEQYFARIRSFSSLGGVIAGSLSLLLLLVSRVDRSTLNFLWYIAACGQLISVAISLTIPEHQPEGDQPDYDQDEADELEMAPFLDRARQGFSAIFQFRPLFSFFLALCVTSFAGSITGEAFEISLLTKGLDARGLAPLGVIGDLTGMVVPLWGVAISQWLGSTASLVLFVLVPAGVVSLFFARPGLLLVVGLYLIFSIVDDLWDPVADARLQSLIPSSCRATAGSITNQATELANSAGIGAFALLLGKHSRELREATPDLMEAFSGGASTRPKVPKGLFGLPVPDLALVLFTFFGLAAIPFLVHSQRSGCQDEEIMSRRAKSTCQEKRSRCQEKTSNCQEEEI; from the coding sequence GTGGCCAATAGGCAACTTTTCTGGCCGGGCAGGGAAGAGCGGACGCTGGTTGGCCGCTTTTACCTTGCCAGCAGCCTGAGCGAGGCAATGAATGTTATTTTCCCGTTCCAGTTCATTTATCTCTATCTGGTCATGGAATGGCCGGAATGGGCCATTCTTCCAACCCTGGTAGAAACGGTCACCGTCTGGCTGATGGAAATCCCAACCGGCATCGTGGCTGACCGGTGGGGCAGAAAGCTTTCGGTGATCAGCGGGGATCTGTTGAGTGCCATCTCCTGGGTGATCATTCCCCTGGCTGTATCATTCCGCGGCCCGGCTCAGTTATATATGGTCTGCGCCTGTTTTTTTCTGGAGGGAATCGGGCAGACCCTGGTCTCAGGTGCCGAAGATGCCTGGGTAGTGGATAATCTGGCCAGTGCCGGAAGGGAAGATTTGATGGAGCAATACTTTGCCAGAATCAGGTCTTTCAGCTCTCTTGGCGGAGTTATTGCCGGAAGCCTCTCGCTGCTGCTCCTTCTGGTCAGCAGAGTGGACCGGAGCACCCTGAACTTTTTATGGTACATCGCAGCTTGCGGCCAGCTCATCTCGGTCGCCATCTCCCTGACCATACCCGAACATCAGCCCGAAGGTGATCAACCGGACTATGACCAGGACGAGGCTGATGAGCTTGAAATGGCACCTTTTCTCGACCGGGCCAGGCAGGGATTTTCTGCCATCTTTCAGTTCCGGCCCCTTTTTTCATTCTTTCTGGCCCTGTGTGTAACCTCCTTTGCCGGCTCGATCACCGGCGAAGCCTTTGAGATTTCACTCCTGACCAAGGGGCTGGATGCGCGGGGTCTTGCCCCCCTTGGCGTTATCGGAGACCTTACCGGCATGGTTGTGCCGCTCTGGGGTGTGGCTATTTCCCAATGGCTTGGATCAACAGCCAGCCTGGTGCTCTTTGTGCTGGTTCCAGCCGGCGTGGTATCGCTTTTTTTTGCCCGGCCAGGGCTTTTGCTGGTGGTCGGGCTCTACCTGATTTTCAGCATTGTCGATGACCTGTGGGACCCGGTTGCGGATGCACGGCTCCAATCCCTGATCCCCTCATCATGCCGCGCTACAGCCGGATCGATCACCAACCAGGCAACCGAACTGGCAAATTCGGCAGGCATCGGAGCCTTTGCCCTGCTCCTTGGCAAGCACAGCCGGGAACTGCGTGAAGCCACACCGGACCTTATGGAGGCTTTCTCCGGCGGAGCATCGACCAGACCAAAGGTCCCCAAAGGGCTCTTCGGCCTGCCGGTTCCGGACCTCGCTCTGGTGCTCTTTACCTTTTTCGGTCTTGCGGCCATTCCGTTCCTTGTCCACAGCCAAAGGAGCGGTTGTCAGGACGAGGAAATCATGAGTCGCCGGGCGAAGAGCACATGTCAGGAAAAAAGGAGCAGATGTCAGGAGAAGACAAGTAACTGTCAGGAGGAAGAGATATGA
- a CDS encoding CocE/NonD family hydrolase, whose amino-acid sequence MTKPSGSCLLPVPPSSERVRTNQVIVTREGIELFADLYIPSGDPPFPAVIEITPYCTQGLARIGEIYAARGYLFLAVDSRGRYRSSGVWSPLTYDRTDGQEVIRWMAHHELCNGRIGTRGHSYSGYNQLLAAIDAPPELKAMVVGVAPGDPFENVPFQGGAYDLNDFFWLMSMTGRVCTNGIEEEDAGEGRFEFEEENEGKQAETAQDQSREDQEEDEFDLLFDHALSSRPLRDMDLRFGVRQETFREWISHWQLDDFWRARSVGPRLDRTAVATLHISGWWDGNGRGSTAFFKGMRQRAATAEARESQRLLIGAWDHDTAAPDCEDLPEEEAAMIQRAALRSPLNDELAWFDQHLLGMDPGPSTRSRVTLYLTGLHCWMDFEDWPPPDTRPTDYYLGAARSGRFGSLRSSAPARGPQESTYLFDPDDPTPFAHPDIDGERMPFDNAQIEEERTDILLFDTVPMKKSLTLIGELSLILYARSDAPDFDLCAKLLDVYPDGRAIYLADGIIRARFRKGWDRPELVMPLETAEYVIDLWHIGHVLQPGHALRLEVSSGAFLRFDINPCTGGNLADETGCRKARVTILHSPDYPSRLILPICHDPRLAEFGEE is encoded by the coding sequence ATGACCAAACCAAGCGGCAGTTGTCTGCTCCCTGTTCCTCCTTCGTCTGAGCGGGTCAGGACCAATCAGGTCATTGTTACCCGGGAAGGAATTGAGCTTTTTGCTGATCTTTATATACCTTCAGGCGATCCGCCCTTTCCGGCAGTAATCGAGATCACTCCTTACTGCACCCAGGGGCTTGCCAGGATCGGTGAGATTTATGCCGCCAGAGGCTATCTTTTCCTGGCGGTCGATAGCCGTGGCCGCTACCGTTCCTCCGGAGTCTGGTCCCCCCTGACTTATGACCGGACCGATGGACAGGAAGTTATCCGGTGGATGGCCCATCATGAGCTCTGCAATGGACGGATCGGCACCCGTGGTCATTCTTACAGCGGTTATAATCAGCTTCTGGCTGCCATCGATGCGCCTCCTGAGCTAAAAGCAATGGTAGTGGGGGTAGCGCCGGGTGATCCCTTCGAAAATGTACCATTTCAGGGTGGGGCTTATGATCTGAACGATTTTTTCTGGCTTATGAGCATGACCGGACGGGTCTGCACTAACGGAATTGAAGAGGAAGATGCCGGGGAGGGGAGATTCGAATTCGAGGAGGAGAATGAGGGCAAGCAGGCCGAAACAGCGCAGGACCAATCCAGAGAGGATCAGGAAGAGGATGAATTTGACCTTCTTTTCGACCACGCACTCTCCAGCCGGCCTTTGCGTGACATGGATCTTCGCTTTGGCGTCCGTCAGGAAACTTTCCGGGAATGGATCAGCCACTGGCAGCTCGATGATTTCTGGAGAGCCCGCTCAGTCGGTCCCCGCCTGGATCGCACGGCAGTTGCAACCCTCCACATCTCGGGCTGGTGGGATGGCAATGGCCGGGGCTCGACAGCCTTTTTCAAGGGAATGCGTCAGCGGGCGGCCACAGCAGAAGCCAGAGAGTCGCAAAGGCTTCTGATCGGGGCCTGGGACCACGACACGGCAGCTCCTGACTGCGAAGATTTACCTGAAGAGGAAGCTGCAATGATCCAGCGGGCAGCGCTTCGGAGCCCTCTCAACGATGAGCTGGCCTGGTTCGATCAGCATCTTTTGGGTATGGATCCCGGCCCCTCTACCAGGTCGAGAGTCACTCTTTACCTGACCGGCCTTCATTGCTGGATGGATTTTGAGGACTGGCCCCCTCCAGACACCCGGCCAACTGACTATTATCTTGGCGCTGCACGGAGCGGGCGTTTTGGCAGCCTCCGGAGCAGTGCTCCCGCCAGGGGGCCGCAGGAATCCACCTATCTCTTTGATCCGGATGATCCTACTCCTTTTGCCCATCCCGATATCGACGGCGAGCGGATGCCTTTTGATAATGCGCAAATCGAGGAAGAGCGCACCGACATTCTCCTGTTCGATACTGTACCGATGAAAAAGTCATTGACGCTCATCGGCGAGTTGTCACTCATTCTCTATGCCCGGTCGGATGCCCCGGATTTTGATCTGTGTGCGAAGCTTCTGGATGTATACCCGGACGGCCGGGCAATCTACCTGGCCGATGGCATCATCCGGGCCCGCTTCAGAAAAGGGTGGGACCGGCCCGAACTGGTAATGCCGCTGGAGACAGCCGAATATGTCATCGACTTATGGCACATCGGGCATGTCCTTCAACCCGGTCATGCCCTGAGGCTGGAAGTCTCTTCAGGTGCCTTCCTGCGCTTTGATATCAATCCCTGCACAGGAGGCAATCTGGCCGATGAGACCGGATGCCGGAAGGCCAGGGTGACCATCCTGCACAGCCCGGACTATCCGTCACGGCTCATTCTTCCCATCTGCCATGATCCACGCCTTGCTGAGTTTGGGGAGGAGTAA